The stretch of DNA ATGCTAGTATATCCACTAGACGGTCGCCTTTTTTAATTATTTATTGATCTTCATTTTCAATATCTTCGTTCACACGATCCATAAAATCTTGTCTTAATGACACTTGTTCAGTCGTTTCATCTGCTGTCTCTGTTTGAGTAGACGCATTCTCAGTCGATACCTTTTCTTCGACATCCGTTTGAACCGCTTCTTGTGTCTCTGTGAGATCGTCTTCTTCGATAGATTCAGGCTCTTTCTTAACTTTTGCTACAGTCGAAACGTATTGCGAATCATCTAAGCGAATCAGTCGTACACCTTGAGCCATCCGACCGTTCACTGAGATGTCTGAGACTTCCATACGAATGATCACACCTTGGTTCGTCACAACCATTAAGTCTTCATCACCTTCAACAGTAGCAATACATACGAGTCGTCCATTTCGTTCAGTAATTTTTGCTGTTTTGACACCCATTCCGCCGCGGTGAGACAAACGGTACTCTTCAATAGGTGTTCGTTTACCGTAACCTTTTTCTGTCACCACTAAGATTTCATTATTCGTATCTTCATTGGCAACACCGAGTCCAATCACTTCATCACCTTCTCTGAGTCGAATACCTTTTACACCTGCTGCAATACGACTCATTGCACGCACATCAGACTCTTTAAAACGAATAAGGGAAGCTTGTGCTGTACCGATAAGGATATGTTTCTCACCATCTGTTAAACGAACGGCAATCAATTCATCATCATCACGGAATTTAATTGCAATCTTACCATTACTTTGGATACGGTTAAAATTGCTTAGTGCCGAGCGTTTAATCAATCCTTTTTTCGTTACAAATACAAGGAAATCTTCTTCAGAATTCAGATCTTTGACCGCGATCATCGTACTGATGACTTCATCTTGATCCAAATCAATAACGTTAACGATCGGAATCCCTTTAGACTGACGGGAGAGTTCCGGCACCTCATAACCTTTAAGTTTATACACACGTCCTTTATTCGTAAAGAACAGTACGTGATCGTGTGTGCTCGTTGTCACTAATTGACTCACAAAATCATCTTCCAACGTATTCATACCTTGAACACCACGACCGCCACGATGTTGTGAACGATATGTGGAAGCTGGAAGTCGTTTAATGTAATTGTTATGGCTGAGTGTAATAACAATTTGTTCTTCTGGAATCAAATCTTCATCTTCTAGCTGATCCACACCACCCAGTTGAATTTCCGTACGGCGATCATCACCAAACTTTTCTTTAATCTCAGTCAGCTCTTCACGCACGAGTGCCAATAGCTTCTCTTCATTAGCTAAGATCGCTTCTAATTCCGCAATATAGGCAATCAAATCGTTATATTCTTGCTCAATTTTATCACGCTCTAAGCCTGTCAGACGTCTTAAACGCATATCTAAAATCGCTTGGGCTTGCCGCTCTGATAAAGTAAATCGAGACTGCAAGCTTTCCATCGCAATCTTATCTGTTTCCGATTCACGAATAGTTGTAATAATCTCATCAATATGATCAAGTGCGAT from Staphylococcus lutrae encodes:
- the gyrA gene encoding DNA gyrase subunit A; its protein translation is MAEISESRINERNISKEMRESFLDYAMSVIVSRALPDVRDGLKPVHRRILYGLNEQGMTPDKPYKKSARIVGDVMGKYHPHGDSSIYEAMVRMAQDFSYRYPLVDGQGNFGSMDGDGAAAMRYTEARMTKLALELLRDINKDTIDFIDNYDGNEREPSVLPARFPNLLVNGASGIAVGMATNIPPHNMREVIDGVLSLSHNPDITINELMEDIQGPDFPTAGLILGKSGIRRAYETGRGSVIMRAKAEIESRGGGRERIVVTEIPFQVNKARMIEKIAELVRDKKIDGITDLRDETSLRTGVRVVIDVRKDANASVILNNLYKQTPLQTSFGVNMIALVNGRPQLINLKQALYHYLEHQKEVVRRRTAYNLRKAKDRAHILEGLRIALDHIDEIITTIRESETDKIAMESLQSRFTLSERQAQAILDMRLRRLTGLERDKIEQEYNDLIAYIAELEAILANEEKLLALVREELTEIKEKFGDDRRTEIQLGGVDQLEDEDLIPEEQIVITLSHNNYIKRLPASTYRSQHRGGRGVQGMNTLEDDFVSQLVTTSTHDHVLFFTNKGRVYKLKGYEVPELSRQSKGIPIVNVIDLDQDEVISTMIAVKDLNSEEDFLVFVTKKGLIKRSALSNFNRIQSNGKIAIKFRDDDELIAVRLTDGEKHILIGTAQASLIRFKESDVRAMSRIAAGVKGIRLREGDEVIGLGVANEDTNNEILVVTEKGYGKRTPIEEYRLSHRGGMGVKTAKITERNGRLVCIATVEGDEDLMVVTNQGVIIRMEVSDISVNGRMAQGVRLIRLDDSQYVSTVAKVKKEPESIEEDDLTETQEAVQTDVEEKVSTENASTQTETADETTEQVSLRQDFMDRVNEDIENEDQ